The genomic interval TTTGTGTTTTTAACAGCATGCAAATGACTGCAATCATCGATAATAAAATGACGCCAATCGTATCCAAAGCAGCGATCCGATCCGTTATGGAAGGACCTTTGAGCAGCCGGTACATACAACCCAAAATAGCTAGTGATAGTATGACTAATGATGCAATAAGCAAAGTGGACAGCATTAACGAGTCACCTCCATAATCGCTTTTTCAAAAGAATCCTTGATCTGCTGTGAGAGCAGCTCCGCATCATCCATATCCATCGCATGAATATATAATGTTCGTCCATCCTTGGATACGTCGAGCGTCAGCGTCCCTGGTGTCAAACAGATTAGGCAGGACAGCACTGTGATTTCCCAGTCTGTTTTGAGCTCGGTTTGCATTGCAAAAATTCCTGGACGTATGGCGAGCTTAGGACGAACGATTAGTCCAATCACAACGAAGCTGGATACAAACAATTCTTTTATGAACAGAACAAGCAGCTTAAAGATTGCCCATACTCTCTTCATATAAAAGTCATGCGGCCAAAACCTGCTGAGCAGCCCTATAAATAAAATACCGATGATATAACCTACGATAAACCGCGGAGCCGACCAGTCATTGTGAAGAAACATCCATACGAACGAAATGATTAAGTTTAATAAGATTTGCAACGCCATCTCATCTACTCCTTTAATACGGCATTGATATACTGCGCCGGATTGATAAGCGTATGCCCTGCTTCAGAAACGTATTGGTACACCCACTCTGAGCCGATGCCCATCGCAACGACGATCAAGCATAACCCTGCTGTGGAAACGATAAATCCTTTATTAACGGCAGGCAGTGAATCGACGTTCTTCATCTCTGCACCCCAGAAAGCCGCCATAAATATTTTGATCAAGGAATAGAGCACGATGAAGCTTGATGCTAGCGACACAGCTGTAAGCCAGAAATATTTTTCCTGAAAGCCGCCCATAATGATCAGCAGTTTTCCTGTGAATCCACTAAGTGGAGGAATGCCTGCAATGGCTAACGCTGTGATAAAAAACATCCAGCCCATAAACGGATAACGCTTGATTAAGCCTCCCATTTCCTTTAAACGCCCCGTACCAGCAATATACATAAGCATTCCTCCAATGATAAAAAGGAGTGCCTTGGCAACCATATCGTGCAGCAAATAGAACACGACTCCATCTAACGCTTCCTTTGAGCTCACTGCTAACCCAAAAGCTAGAAAACCAACGCTGATGATGACATTGTAGTTCAAAATACGGCCAATATCGGAATAAGCGGCTGCCCCGAAAGCGCCTAAAACCATCGTTGCAGCGGCCATCCAAGCCAACCAATGATGCGTAATCCCAGGTTCATGATAAAAGATAAGCGTAAATGTCCGTATGAGAGCATATAAGCCTACTTTCGTGAGCAGCGCACCAAACAATGCGGATACCGCTGCCGGAGGCGCACTATAAGAGCCGGGCAGCCAGAAAAATAGGAACAGTCCCGCCTTTAAAGAAAATACGATCATGAACAGTATCGCTATGACGTTCAAGACGCCGCTCTGACCTACTTCAGCTATGCGCTGTGATAAATCCGCCATATTCAAAGTGCCTACAACTCCATACAAATAGGCGACTGCTGCAACAAATAGTGTTGAGGATAAAATATTAATTAAAATATATTTCAACGTTTCGCGGAGCTGCTTCTTTGTCCCTCCAAGCACGATAAGCGCATAGGAGGAAATAAGCATAACCTCGAAGCACACAAATAAATTAAACAAATCTCCCGTAAGAAACGACCCGCTCACACCGACGAGCAGAAACTGATAAAACGGATAAAAATAATATTTTTCTCTCTCCTTGCCGATCGTTCCGAATGCAAAGAACAAACAGAAGGTGCCGACAATGGAAGTAGCCAAAACAAGCAATGCGGCAAGCATATCCCCAACGAACACAATACCATACGGCGGCAGCCAGCCTCCCATATGCAGCGTTTGAATGCCCTCCGTTTTTACTTGATAGATAAGGGCAATAGCTGCAGCCAGATTAAAAAGCATACCAATCGCACTTATCCAGCGCTGCCCGATCACACTATTTTTAAAAAACAAAAGAATAACTGCCGTACACAAAGGAATGAGAAGCGGGAATACAAGCAGATTATTCATCGTCATTCCCCCTTAACTGCTCCATATCGTCAGTACCCAGCTTCTGATAAGCCTTATAAGCGAGTACAAAGAAAAAGGAAGTCACGCCAAAGCTGATGACGATAGAAGTTAGAATCAGAGCCTGCGGCAGCGGATCAACATACGTTTCCGCCTTTTCGCCAAGCAGCGGCGCAGCTCCTGTTTTCAACTTGGACATCGTAAGCAGCAGCAAATGAACACCATGGGTAAGGATAGAGGTTCCCAAAATGATACGCAGCAGGCTTTTGGACAAGATCAGATACACCCCGACTGTAAAAATAACACCGATTGCGAGTGACATATACAATTCCATAGCTACTTATCCCTCCCTATCGTTAAAATGATGGTCATCGTCACGCCAATAACGGTCAAATATACCCCTAAATCAAACAGCATTGCCGTAGCAAGCTCCGTATCGCCAAATAGCGGCAGCTCGAAGTGACCAAAGGCATGGCTGAGAAATGGTGCGCCAAATATAAAAGATCCTACTCCCGTCAAAATAGCAATCGACAGCCCAATCGCTGTTAATACTCGGAAATCGATAGGAATAACCTCTCGCATCGTCTGCAATCCAAAGGCCATCGTAAGCAAAATAAATGCAGCCGACGCCATTAATGCCCCGATAAATCCTCCGCCTGGATGGTTATGCCCTGCGAACATCAAATACACTGAGAACGTCAATATAATAAAGATAACGACTTTCGCTATCGTCTGCAGAATAACATCGTTGCTTCTTACTACGGGAAAAGCCAGCTTTCCTCTATTGCTTTGCTTAGGCAGAAACACTCTTTCATCCTCTGTATCCAGCTTCAGCTTAATCATGGCATAAATACCTAACGATGCGATGGCAAGGACAACAATTTCAAGCATCGTATCAAAGCCGCGGAAATCAACGAGGATGACGTTAACCACATTTTTGCCGCCCGCTAATTCGTAGCTCTCTTTTAAGAAAAAGTCTGATATAGAATCAAACGCGCGATTTCCGCTTGCACCAAGCGCAATTAAAGTCATTATAATCCCCACACTAAGCGCAATAACGAAATTAGATAGTCGAAAACGCAGTGCGGCTATTTCCTTGCTCAGCTTCGGCAAATGATAGAAACATAAGAGGAACAGCGTCACCGATACTGTCTCGACGATCATCTGAGTCAAAGCTAGATCAGGCGCCTGTAGGATGACAAAAAACAAGGTGACCATATAACCTGCCGCACCCGTCAAAATGATAGCCATCATTCTCGACTTCGTAAACGGTATAGCAATAACCGATAAGACTAAGACGATAATAATAACCGCCTCATATACGGATATTGGAGCATAATCCGAGAACTGAAACACATTCACTTTCTCTTGAATCATCGTTAACCCAAGTGACACAATTAGAAATACAAAAATGTACATCAAATAGTGGCGAATGGAACCCGTCATATAACGGTTGGTCAACCGATTGGAGCCTCTATCCAATACTCGAAGCCCTCCATCATACATTTGGTTCAATGAGATGTGCTGGAAGAGCGGTTGATTGATCCACTGGATACGTTGATGAAACTTGAACAAAAGTGTCCCCGCAATAACAACGCCCATCGTCATAAATATTTCAGCTGTCCAGCCATGCCAGAATTGAATATGCACAAGGAATCGCTCGCCGGGCAGCAGCACATTAGGATGAATCGCAGCCATCGCCGGTTCAATTAAAGAGTACGCAAGCAGATTTGGGAACAAACCGATAACGACAGCTAAAGAAGCAAGAATGACCGGGGAAATAAGCATGCCGAGCGGCGCTTCAT from Paenibacillus sp. FSL K6-3182 carries:
- a CDS encoding Na(+)/H(+) antiporter subunit F1; the encoded protein is MLSTLLIASLVILSLAILGCMYRLLKGPSITDRIAALDTIGVILLSMIAVICMLLKTQNYFDIILLIGILTFIGTTAFARYIERGVVFEHGDDK
- a CDS encoding Na+/H+ antiporter subunit E — translated: MALQILLNLIISFVWMFLHNDWSAPRFIVGYIIGILFIGLLSRFWPHDFYMKRVWAIFKLLVLFIKELFVSSFVVIGLIVRPKLAIRPGIFAMQTELKTDWEITVLSCLICLTPGTLTLDVSKDGRTLYIHAMDMDDAELLSQQIKDSFEKAIMEVTR
- a CDS encoding Na+/H+ antiporter subunit D, producing MNNLLVFPLLIPLCTAVILLFFKNSVIGQRWISAIGMLFNLAAAIALIYQVKTEGIQTLHMGGWLPPYGIVFVGDMLAALLVLATSIVGTFCLFFAFGTIGKEREKYYFYPFYQFLLVGVSGSFLTGDLFNLFVCFEVMLISSYALIVLGGTKKQLRETLKYILINILSSTLFVAAVAYLYGVVGTLNMADLSQRIAEVGQSGVLNVIAILFMIVFSLKAGLFLFFWLPGSYSAPPAAVSALFGALLTKVGLYALIRTFTLIFYHEPGITHHWLAWMAAATMVLGAFGAAAYSDIGRILNYNVIISVGFLAFGLAVSSKEALDGVVFYLLHDMVAKALLFIIGGMLMYIAGTGRLKEMGGLIKRYPFMGWMFFITALAIAGIPPLSGFTGKLLIIMGGFQEKYFWLTAVSLASSFIVLYSLIKIFMAAFWGAEMKNVDSLPAVNKGFIVSTAGLCLIVVAMGIGSEWVYQYVSEAGHTLINPAQYINAVLKE
- a CDS encoding Na(+)/H(+) antiporter subunit C; translated protein: MELYMSLAIGVIFTVGVYLILSKSLLRIILGTSILTHGVHLLLLTMSKLKTGAAPLLGEKAETYVDPLPQALILTSIVISFGVTSFFFVLAYKAYQKLGTDDMEQLRGNDDE
- a CDS encoding Na+/H+ antiporter subunit A: MFLLSVIIILPFIMAAISPLLRKLLHGLHTGWIILPLPILLFSYFLWKIPAIQSGETITATIPWIPSLGVNFTVYLDGLGLLFALLITGIGALVVLYSIYYLDKNKEAITSFYVYLLLFMGAMLGVVLSDNLIVLYGFWELTSISSFLLIAFWNHREKSRYGALKSMLITVFGGLSMLAGFVLLYVMSGTFSIREIISSVDTLSGHVLFLPAMLLILVGAFTKSAQFPFHIWLPDAMEAPTPVSAYLHSATMVKAGLYLVARFSPIFSGESAWFWLVSFFGLVTMIYGSFRAMKQTDLKSLLAFSTISQLGLLMSLFGLGSAAAFYTGGTDSLFYAKATMAAIFHLINHAVFKGALFMVVGIVDHETGTRDIHKLGGLMALMPITFSIALIGAFSMAGLPPFNGFLSKEMFFTAALNIRQLDFFNVSFMLAIIPVIAWVASIFTFVYSMILLFRTFMGPAQFEKLAKKPHEAPLGMLISPVILASLAVVIGLFPNLLAYSLIEPAMAAIHPNVLLPGERFLVHIQFWHGWTAEIFMTMGVVIAGTLLFKFHQRIQWINQPLFQHISLNQMYDGGLRVLDRGSNRLTNRYMTGSIRHYLMYIFVFLIVSLGLTMIQEKVNVFQFSDYAPISVYEAVIIIVLVLSVIAIPFTKSRMMAIILTGAAGYMVTLFFVILQAPDLALTQMIVETVSVTLFLLCFYHLPKLSKEIAALRFRLSNFVIALSVGIIMTLIALGASGNRAFDSISDFFLKESYELAGGKNVVNVILVDFRGFDTMLEIVVLAIASLGIYAMIKLKLDTEDERVFLPKQSNRGKLAFPVVRSNDVILQTIAKVVIFIILTFSVYLMFAGHNHPGGGFIGALMASAAFILLTMAFGLQTMREVIPIDFRVLTAIGLSIAILTGVGSFIFGAPFLSHAFGHFELPLFGDTELATAMLFDLGVYLTVIGVTMTIILTIGRDK